A single Lactuca sativa cultivar Salinas chromosome 8, Lsat_Salinas_v11, whole genome shotgun sequence DNA region contains:
- the LOC111903397 gene encoding uncharacterized protein LOC111903397: protein MLCSKSSKWLNRLRSSRGFPDSDNINLEHFLSNSLDKIDPQTSTDPSLPDKRPKLDKRDDSGAIQGREVMNNVLSELFQMGEFQDLSRIKRKKSCRKQQCPRICIVSTNSNVQNVPVGKDRVSSPPPSPSPFPLTLSNRRTAKEVNRELTVTGHVEEEEKGHWDLTAYSQTEVTVIDTSVPSWKFEKMLYRRKNVWKVGDKKGKGLMTSDRKKRKERLNENGDVEKKKLKLCSSLSKSGNAEQGGENKKKKKKKKKKLKMCNSSKYEDKEESMARSKSPQGHEKAKTMVANHEKKQDNSSHVQEKSSFKKQIDGGSSVILIKSIPTTNKKDISGILKSCVKSMQK, encoded by the exons ATGCTCTGCTCCAAGTCATCCAAATGGCTAAACCGCCTTCGTTCATCCAGAGGATTTCCAGACTCCGATAACATCAACCTCGAGCACTTCCTCTCCAATTCCCTCGACAAAATTGATCCCCAAACGTCGACGGATCCTTCGCTTCCCGATAAAAGACCCAAACTTGACAAACGGGATGATAGTGGAGCTATCCAAGGTCGTGAAGTGATGAATAATGTACTATCGGAGCTGTTTCAGATGGGAGAATTTCAGGATTTATCGAGAATTAAAAGGAAAAAGAGCTGTAGGAAGCAACAGTGCCCTAGAATCTGTATTGTTTCTACAAATTCGAATGTTCAGAACGTGCCTGTTGGAAAGGACAGGGTTTCCTCGCCACCGCCGTCGCCGTCGCCATTTCCGTTGACTTTGAGCAATCGACGTACAGCAAAGGAAGTCAATCGAGAGTTGACGGTGACTGGACATGTTGAGGAGGAGGAGAAAGGCCATTGGGATCTAACCGCGTATTCGCAAACAGAGGTTACTGTTATCGATACGAGTGTTCCATCTTGGAAATTCGAGAAGATGTTGTACAGGAGAAAGAATGTATGGAAGGTTGGGGATAAGAAAGGTAAGGGATTAATGACCAGTGACAGAAAGAAGAGAAAGGAGCGTCTGAATGAGAATGGTGATGTAGAGAAGAAGAAATTGAAGCTGTGTAGTTCATTATCCAAGTCGGGAAATGCAGAACAAGGCGGAgagaataaaaagaaaaagaagaagaagaaaaagaagttgAAGATGTGCAATTCATCGAAGTATGAAGATAAAGAAGAATCCATGGCTCGATCAAAGTCCCCTCAG GGACACGAAAAAGCCAAAACAATGGTggcaaaccatgaaaagaaacaGGATAATTCTAGCCATGTGCAAGAAAAGAG TTCCTTTAAGAAACAGATAGATGGAGGGTCATCCGTGATTCTTATTAAAAGCATTCCAACAACAAATAAAAAGGATATTTCAGGCATTTTAAAGAGCTGTGTGAAATCTATGCAGAAATAG
- the LOC111903416 gene encoding glycerol-3-phosphate dehydrogenase [NAD(+)] GPDHC1, cytosolic: MVGAEIKGSTSTNNAYANGLVQINNGSLEEKLDELRNLLGKIDDDPLRIVNVGVGAWGNVFALMLQDGYGHLRDKVQIRIWRRAGRSVDRATSQHLFDVINSQEDVLRRLIRRCAYLKYVEARLGDREAVWDADIVINGLPSTETHQVFQEISKYWKERITVHIT; the protein is encoded by the exons ATGGTCGGAGCAGAAATCAAGGGATCGACCTCGACGAACAATGCTTACGCGAATGGTTTAGTCCAAATCAACAACGGGTCTCTAGAGGAAAAACTTGACGAGCTTCGTAACCTATTGGGTAAAATAGACGACGATCCTTTAAGAATCGTGAACGTTGGAGTCGGTGCTTGGGGCAATGTGTTTGCATTAATGTTACAAGATGGTTATGGTCATCTTCGAGATAAAGTTCAAATCAGGATCTGGAGACGAGCAGGTAGGTCAGTCGATCGAGCCACATCACAACATTTATTCGATGTAATTAACTCACAAGAAGACGTGTTAAGACGATTGATTAGAAGATGTGCGTATTTGAAATACGTTGAAGCAAGATTAGGCGATCGA GAAGCTGTTTGGGATGCTGATATTGTCATCAATGGATTACCATCGACTGAaactcatcaagtttttcaagagaTTAGTAAGTATTGGAAGGAAAGAATTACAGTTCATATTACATGA